In the genome of Pichia kudriavzevii chromosome 4, complete sequence, one region contains:
- a CDS encoding uncharacterized protein (PKUD0D01430; Pfam Domains: zf-BED(2.7e-11)), with product MARPPNSWVWEHFQEDTSQPPNPAYTNVRCQICSKSLRYSSRNGPTNLARHLTRGHNMNQPDSTPTRRPFESNRKDGSTNTSNSINSNSNSINSVSGLNGANNTNNNSNNTNNNNSNNKNGKSNLLSNARDHHKGFHNSESTSENERESSQEASNEQELSMSYTTISAPKANRKMPISYSTKSIPEYQVPQQLQSDLLFQSSLNGQSERLKVQNRQTNGDLGMQSSSLTTNQNDYDQFMKNVNLLPIYRMDLNKQREKRGFKPKQPLSPMNKRQSLPTQISPTTLKLSNMTPGVVTSLNNSPPKQYMTIDQQFFNQQTSYMDNTDKEVDRDNGMLPTIQDIPDFNSMPTMIGSPNNETLNQKHQRNELGILDGSPNKRDFRVANFDNVGGFNSADNNSSLTGLVKDMSTTIEVMRKTLQQQQDKINQLEQRLSREINSHRGSGLETAYEVIPAFRNDVGDLPELQNVYVLLSLPIQQLRRIANAYGLKLSDDRKELIFGIADFIGCRNIKNFWDEYTRQIMH from the coding sequence ATGGCCAGGCCTCCAAACAGTTGGGTTTGGGAACATTTCCAAGAAGACACATCACAACCCCCGAACCCCGCATATACTAATGTCAGGTGTCAAATTTGCTCTAAGTCCCTACGATATTCCTCGAGAAATGGTCCAACAAATTTAGCTCGACATTTAACTAGGGGTCATAACATGAACCAGCCAGACTCTACTCCAACGCGTCGCCCCTTTGAATCGAACCGAAAAGATGGCAGTACAAACACTAGTAACAGtatcaacagcaacagcaataGTATAAATAGTGTTAGCGGTCTCAATGGTGCTAATAAtactaataataatagcaataatactaataacaacaatagcaataacaaaaatGGTAAATCCAACTTATTGTCGAATGCTAGAGATCATCATAAAGGTTTTCATAATTCCGAATCGACCTCAGAGAATGAACGAGAAAGTTCACAAGAGGCTTCGAATGAGCAGGAATTGTCAATGTCATACACTACTATTTCGGCTCCTAAAGCTAATAGAAAAATGCCTATATCATACTCTACCAAATCAATACCTGAATACCAAGTACCTCAGCAGCTACAATCGgatcttttgtttcaatcTTCATTGAATGGTCAATCCGAGAGATTGAAAGTGCAAAATCGACAAACTAATGGTGATCTTGGAATGCAATCATCGTCATTAACCACAAATCAGAATGATTATGATCAGTTCATGAAAAATGTGAATTTGCTTCCTATATACAGGATGGATTTAAACAAGCAAAGGGAAAAACGAGGtttcaaaccaaaacaGCCGTTGTCGCCAATGAATAAACGACAGTCATTGCCAACGCAAATATCCCCAACAACTTTGAAACTTTCTAATATGACTCCTGGAGTTGTAACCTCCCTCAACAACTCACCTCCAAAACAGTACATGACCATTGatcaacaatttttcaatcaacAGACAAGCTATATGGATAATACCGataaagaagttgataGAGACAATGGAATGCTACCCACGATTCAAGATATTCCGGATTTCAACTCTATGCCAACTATGATAGGGTCGCCTAATAATGAGACACTGAACCAAAAACATCAGCGGAATGAATTGGGTATTCTGGATGGGAGTCCTAATAAAAGAGATTTTCGTGTGGCTAATTTCGACAATGTAGGAGGGTTCAATAGCGCTGATAATAATTCAAGCTTGACCGGCCTTGTCAAAGATATGAGTACTACTATTGAAGTAATGAGGAAAACTTTACAGCAACAGCAAGACAAAATTAACCAGTTGGAACAGCGACTCTCAAGAGAAATCAACTCGCATCGTGGATCGGGACTCGAAACAGCATATGAAGTAATCCCTGCCTTTCGAAATGATGTTGGAGACCTCCCCGAACTACAAAATGTATACGTTCTGTTGTCACTCCCCATCCAGCAACTAAGGCGTATAGCCAATGCATATGGGTTAAAACTATCAGATGACCGCAAGGAGCTTATTTTTGGGATTGCGGATTTCATAGGATGtagaaatatcaaaaatttTTGGGATGAATATACACGTCAAATTATGCACTAG
- a CDS encoding uncharacterized protein (PKUD0D01400; similar to Saccharomyces cerevisiae YAL019W (FUN30); ancestral locus Anc_7.80), translating to MQRRSRKIRADDVIELLSSSQENSAGDSSNNESDSESDVESAFQSRMDRRSTVRQTRQERAKVSGKQRHVSESAEESADSEDGVEDSKFSKVDIIPRLQRPTTKKQNVKKSAREEVVEVSDEDSESDSPIQVPDSSPHRNPRNVHSMELDSSPIGKPTTRLTSLRETFSYNPKKESPKPSISSDYRELKRTFPDIPATTIMSALKSEKTLRDAMRYLRKLEPSFRSKSSNSIKSQRLASLSDANKRGRLILSSPVRADVPISNRKGLPKLRDARLERESRLREKARLIEEKKSKQIEYERALARQRAERESIKSSKVQLDNTKKSLRAQYVGNRLSKHRNTKTLKGETSEEEEEKEGHDDDDRSDESLVELVESDDSHDEVAPPNRRGSKRRYEDDDDYDPYSRPRTGIGRQDRQQKRRQVVEYNDEFNLPEFMADEDKYLNIDQKIIKLFNNADVRDIIDLSNMTPEQATVYVQNRPYTSISSILKVDVSMGRKLSKFAKSPNERHIELIGEKLTAYSAIDTLLKQCFDYSKSITSEIRKWGVNLKGKNLNGELAITNVDIATDESDEENGGDDSGSASDNIDQDDDDVVVIKKKYKKFKLDGSEHDDDFGTSGFRPRYKSNIDNSKVPDKIGYFKRKPVLLSDEISLKDYQQVGINWIHLLFQKGLSCILADEMGLGKTAQVIAFLSHLKKKKYRGPHLIVVPSSTLENWLREFEKFSPTLKVIPYYGSLDEREELRNVLYEDDDYDVVITTYNLTVGKIDGPFLQTLNFNVIVYDEGHMLKNATSDRYKKLTKLRANFRLLLTGTPLQNNLKELVSLLDFILPEVFGSKMSKLQLLFDKRASTKVENEQIQGKNYNPLMSEQAISKAKVMMSPFVLRRTKAQVMTELPKKHTAIEYCELVPAQVKIYQEELDEVNTYRIERDRRKLLSDEELKKLPHLAKKNVNMLMALRKACMHPLLFRRLYTDKMLKLMARLIMKNEDYMDANETYIFEDMQVMSDFELSQLCHQYPNELGKFVLKQQVYSNSGKTKVLVDMLSKIIEKGEKVLVFSLFTQMLDILEKVLSLHGWKFLRLDGATAVDSRQTIIDTFYEDKTIPVMLLSTKAGGFGINLVCATNVIIYDQSLNPHDDKQAEDRAHRVGQTKDVQVTRLVVKNSIEENILHMAFNKLQLDNSIMAQNTEDVLLKTVEDLIAVKKEQKDSKQEEKVITEETDNTDAFESPVTLELAAAEEEEKDEPVEIIVPELKSVKGRTRRNRRSVNYFDGNDPNEFIEKDTNARTDECELVDINSVPNSPISTTEEAKNNRISNMNLQPVFQSISEPISSPSKVTESGEKTKDAEQVGDKVNEKTTANSLSCISSLTKDLVKQIKNEFIVSNLTQNENAPKNTSDYGRMKLPQTGESENIAQSKVEEDSRSNPSGKENSQVIAEKNGDSKHADDEHSNSYKDSLPENNHPISCIKNEASVKVSSNSPSELSKANT from the coding sequence atgcaaagaagaagtagaaAGATCAGAGCGGACGATGTTATAGAACTACTTTCATCGAGTCAGGAAAACTCAGCTGGAGACTCATCTAACAATGAAAGCGACAGTGAAAGTGATGTGGAAAGTGCATTTCAAAGTAGAATGGATAGACGATCCACCGTTCGCCAAACGAGACAAGAAAGAGCAAAAGTTTCTGGGAAACAGAGACATGTCTCCGAATCCGCTGAGGAATCTGCTGATAGTGAGGATGGTGTTGAAGACTCAAAGTTTTCCAAAGTTGATATCATACCTCGTTTACAAAGACCAACTACTAAAAAGCAGAACGTAAAGAAATCTGCAAGAGAAGAGGTTGTTGAAGTATCTGATGAAGACAGTGAGAGTGATAGTCCAATACAGGTTCCAGATTCCTCTCCTCACCGCAATCCAAGAAACGTTCATTCTATGGAATTGGACTCCTCCCCAATAGGTAAACCAACAACTAGGCTAACGAGTTTACGTGAAACATTTTCTTACAATCCGAAAAAAGAGTCACCAAAACCGTCTATAAGCTCTGATTACAGAGAGCTAAAGAGGACTTTCCCAGATATTCCTGCAACTACAATTATGTCTGCCTTGAAATCGGAGAAAACCCTCAGAGATGCCATGCGTTACCTAAGGAAACTTGAACCTTCTTTTAGATCAAAAAGCTCTAATTCCATCAAGTCTCAGAGATTGGCATCACTAAGCGATGCTAATAAACGGGGTAGACTGATTTTATCGTCTCCTGTTAGGGCAGATGTTCCTATCAGCAATAGGAAGGGTTTGCCAAAGTTGCGAGATGCAAGACTGGAACGGGAGAGTAGATTGAGAGAAAAGGCCAGGttgattgaagaaaagaaatctAAGCAGATTGAGTACGAGCGTGCCTTGGCAAGACAAAGGGCTGAAAGAGAGTCTATCAAGTCCTCGAAAGTTCAGTTGGACAATACTAAGAAATCACTTAGAGCACAGTATGTTGGCAATAGATTGAGTAAACATCGTAATACCAAAACACTGAAAGGTGAGACGtccgaagaagaagaagaaaaagaaggtcatgatgatgatgatcgTAGCGATGAAAGCTTGGTTGAGTTGGTGGAATCGGATGATTCTCATGATGAAGTGGCACCTCCTAACCGTCGTGGAAGCAAGAGAAGatatgaagatgatgatgactaTGATCCATACTCAAGGCCAAGAACGGGTATAGGCCGACAAGATAGGcaacaaaagagaagacAGGTTGTTGAATACAATGACGAATTCAATCTACCTGAATTCATGGCTGATGAAGACAAGTATCTGAATATCGATcaaaaaattatcaaaCTGTTCAATAATGCAGATGTCAGAGATATAATTGATTTAAGCAATATGACTCCAGAGCAAGCTACAGTTTATGTGCAAAACAGACCTTACACTTCTATAAGTAGTATCTTGAAAGTTGATGTTTCCATGGGTAGGAAGTTATCTAAATTTGCAAAGTCTCCAAACGAAAGGCATATAGAATTGATTGGAGAGAAGTTGACTGCTTATTCAGCAATCGACACTTTGCTAAAACAGTGTTTTGATTATAGCAAGTCCATTACGTCAGAAATAAGAAAATGGGGCGTCAACTTAAAAGGGAAAAACCTAAATGGTGAATTAGCAATCACAAATGTCGATATTGCCACAGACGAAAGTGACGAAGAGAATGGTGGTGATGATAGTGGAAGCGCCAGTGATAATATTGACcaagatgatgatgatgttgttgtgattaagaagaaatacaagaaaTTTAAACTTGATGGCTCTGAACATGATGATGACTTTGGTACCTCGGGTTTTAGACCACGTTACAAATCCAACATTGACAATTCTAAAGTTCCAGATAAGATTGGTTACTTTAAAAGAAAGCCTGTTCTTCTGTCCGATGAGATATCCCTAAAAGATTATCAACAAGTTGGTATTAACTGGATCCATTTACTTTTCCAGAAGGGTTTATCTTGTATATTAGCTGATGAAATGGGGTTAGGTAAAACTGCACAAGTTATAGCATTTTTGTCacacttgaagaagaagaaatataGAGGGCCTCATTTGATTGTAgttccttcttcaacccTTGAAAATTGGTTACgtgaatttgaaaagttttctCCAACATTAAAGGTGATTCCATACTATGGATCCTTGGATGAGCGAGAAGAGTTAAGGAATGTTTTGTACGAGGATGATGATTATGACGTTGTCATCACAACATATAATTTGACAGTGGGTAAGATTGACGGGCCTTTTCTGCAAACCTTGAACTTTAATGTCATTGTTTATGATGAAGGACATATGTTAAAGAATGCAACCAGTGACAGGTACAAGAAGCTTACAAAATTAAGAGCAAATTTCCGTCTATTGTTAACAGGTACCCCATTGCAAAACAATTTAAAAGAATTAGTTTCCTTgcttgattttattttaccGGAGGTTTTTGGATCCAAGATGTCTAAACTACAGCTGTTATTTGATAAGAGGGCATCAactaaagttgaaaatgaacaaaTTCAAGGTAAAAACTATAATCCTTTGATGTCTGAACAAGCCATTAGTAAAGCTAAAGTTATGATGTCGCCATTTGTTTTACGCAGAACTAAGGCCCAAGTGATGACAGAGTTGCCAAAGAAGCATACTGCAATTGAATATTGTGAACTTGTACCTGCACAAGTAAAAATATATCAAGAAGAACTCGATGAGGTCAATACTTACAGAATTGAAAGAGATAGAAGAAAGTTGTTGTCTGATGAAGAACTCAAGAAACTCCCGCATCTTGCTAAAAAGAATGTGAATATGTTAATGGCACTTAGAAAGGCATGTATGCATCCCTTATTATTCAGGAGATTATATACAGACAAGATGTTGAAGCTCATGGCAAGACTTATAATGAAAAACGAGGACTATATGGATGCCAATGAAACTTACATCTTTGAAGACATGCAAGTGATGTCTGATTTTGAACTCTCTCAGTTATGCCATCAGTATCCGAATGAATTAGGAAAGTTTGTTTTGAAGCAACAAGTATATAGTAACAGCGGGAAAACTAAGGTCCTAGTAGACATGTTAAGcaaaattattgaaaaaggggaaaaagtGTTGGTCTTTTCACTTTTCACACAAATGTTGGATATTCTTGAGAAGGTTCTTTCACTACATGGATGGAAATTTTTGCGCTTAGATGGTGCTACCGCTGTGGATTCTAGACAAACTATTATTGACACATTTTATGAGGATAAAACTATTCCTGTTATGTTGCTAAGTACAAAAGCAGGTGGTTTTGGAATCAATCTAGTGTGTGCCACAAATGTCATTATCTATGATCAATCATTGAACCCGCATGATGATAAACAAGCAGAAGATCGTGCACATAGAGTGGGACAAACAAAGGATGTCCAAGTTACTCGATTAGTCgtgaaaaattcaattgaagagaaCATTCTTCATATGGCATTTAATAAACTCCAGTTGGATAATAGTATAATGGCCCAAAATACAGAAGATGTTTTGCTGAAGACAGTCGAAGACCTTATTGCCGTGAAGAAAGAACAGAAAGATTCTAAACAGGAGGAAAAAGTTATTACTGAAGAAACAGATAACACCGATGCTTTTGAAAGTCCTGTGACATTAGAGTTGGCCGCCGcagaggaggaagagaagGACGAACCTGTAGAAATTATTGTTCCTGAACTTAAAAGCGTTAAGGGTAGAACCAGGCGGAACAGAAGGTCTGTCAATTATTTTGATGGTAACGACCCAAATGAATTCATTGAGAAAGACACCAACGCAAGGACAGATGAATGCGAACTGGTGGATATAAATAGTGTACCCAATAGTCCCATAAGCACAACAGAGGAGGCCAAAAATAACCGGATTAGCAACATGAACCTGCAACCAGTATTCCAATCCATTAGTGAACCTATATCCTCACCATCTAAGGTTACAGAAAGTGgtgagaaaacaaaagatgCTGAGCAAGTGGGTGATAAGgtcaatgaaaaaactaCAGCCAACTCTTTAAGttgtatttcttcattgaCCAAAGACTTGGTTAAACAGATTAAAAATGAATTTATAGTTTCAAATCTTAcacaaaatgaaaatgctCCTAAGAATACAAGTGATTACGGAAGGATGAAATTACCCCAAACAGGCGAATCTGAGAATATTGCCCAATCAAaagtagaagaagattCAAGATCAAATCCTAGTGGCAAAGAGAACAGTCAAGTAAttgcagaaaaaaatggagatTCCAAGCATGCAGATGATGAACACTCTAATTCTTATAAAGATTCTTTACCAGAAAATAACCATCCGATCTCATGCATCAAAAATGAAGCAAGCGTGAAAGTTTCAAGCAACAGTCCAAGTGAGTTATCAAAAGCGAACACCTAA
- a CDS encoding uncharacterized protein (PKUD0D01390; similar to Saccharomyces cerevisiae YAL020C (ATS1); ancestral locus Anc_7.79) yields MYLVYSCGSNGNGQLGLEHENDVATPEIAFQSSLPLKSISCGGNHTALLMENGDVYQTGLVNGRKTHKFELTHKDISGVVAGWDCTLKITRTGAVYNNDDTKIWQGPSDVKFTIANLDSFIVGYDSGQVVCSGNNKKGQLLGDDVGGKTVEGFQELTFNELPFSNVTLVKCCLGRDFSLFVLSDGTSQYLAMRGKSDRYGLLEKLQTMVGSGALRGELGVNKTRWFKIAPDVTVVALKSMWSSVHLQYTRGNETRFCSVGNNVYRQLLQRAEHVWDFQVGTEHGVTVSENRKEAHAWGWGEHGNCGVQGIDNCGELTLLYTCAADETIQQVYAGYASTWIVVYKEDQ; encoded by the coding sequence ATGTATCTAGTGTATAGCTGTGGGTCCAATGGGAATGGACAGCTGGGGCTAGAGCATGAGAACGATGTAGCCACTCCGGAAATTGCGTTTCAGTCATCACTGCCATTGAAGAGCATATCATGTGGCGGTAATCATACTGCTCTTCTAATGGAAAATGGAGATGTTTATCAAACTGGTCTAGTCAATGGACGAAAGACGCACAAGTTTGAGTTGACGCATAAAGATATTAGCGGTGTTGTTGCTGGATGGGACTGCACTTTGAAGATTACAAGGACTGGGGCCGTATACAACAATGACGATACCAAAATATGGCAAGGTCCAAGCGACGTGAAGTTTACAATTGCCAATTTGGACAGTTTTATTGTTGGCTACGACTCTGGTCAAGTAGTATGTTCtggaaacaacaaaaaggGCCAGCTTTTGGGAGATGACGTTGGTGGCAAGACCGTTGAGGGATTCCAAGAATTGACATTTAACGAACTACCGTTTAGCAATGTCACTCTGGTCAAGTGTTGCTTAGGACGTGATTTCTCTCTGTTTGTGCTCTCAGACGGGACCAGCCAGTATCTTGCAATGAGGGGGAAAAGCGATAGGTATGGACTATTAGAAAAACTACAGACTATGGTAGGTTCTGGAGCACTCAGGGGAGAGTTGGGGGTCAACAAGACCCGGTGGTTCAAAATTGCCCCCGATGTTACAGTAGTGGCCCTCAAGAGTATGTGGAGCTCGGTACATCTCCAATACACCAGGGGGAATGAAACCCGTTTCTGCTCTGTTGGGAACAACGTCTACAGACAACTGCTACAAAGAGCAGAACATGTGTGGGACTTCCAAGTCGGTACAGAACATGGAGTAACAGTCTCCGAAAACCGCAAGGAAGCCCATGCCTGGGGATGGGGCGAACATGGGAATTGCGGTGTACAAGGTATCGACAACTGCGGAGAGCTCACCTTGCTCTACACTTGTGCAGCCGACGAAACCATTCAACAGGTGTATGCTGGCTATGCCAGTACATGGATAGTTGTATATAAAGAAGACCA
- a CDS encoding uncharacterized protein (PKUD0D01420; similar to Saccharomyces cerevisiae YAL009W (SPO7); ancestral locus Anc_7.104): MDTRGQTRDNENCPIEIGMGMEIGQDQIDDIEDLQSPPNSPGLVLPVMVPTTNEKIDFFALDGTLHKEQENENSKNEDPNPKLPVTPVAQNKSKESLDLSIFRSSDSYFSRSRSHSSKPTPRLRRTSDVSNRSEGYESYASGASYDSGSVFSESDTDITASPTLKYSKKLRNQRLDNGMNIGELQNGKSVEDGIVYKTKSSGFSSDTGSQYTPVSRHRSRSGSRSDSRDRGGMRSESKDKKNDDTTSQIFKNLLILEESLRQQYIEQQNLRLKYSIFVVILVVVFSLSTYHGIFNSIYVQHENTTNWPTGFGTNDGDTSVSVLPTPSPCDASFVCVGFPKFPTQLNGEEEGNHGLGSTTTICNTKLDSTSISPMDNEESSEGYVLINIVYRVVSIITGMTLLLFYLTGEYTHKISRPRKFFVTANKGIRQLNVRLVKVKVPFKERVLNYLRLRVKKNPRKGVDHIRLVLNPRVFSTANREQWELYRNQFWNLEKRKHTSIS, encoded by the coding sequence ATGGATACACGGGGTCAAACTAGAGACAATGAAAATTGTCCAATAGAAATTGGTATGGGCATGGAAATTGGTCAAGACCAAATTGACGATATTGAGGATTTACAGTCGCCACCAAATTCCCCTGGCTTAGTTCTACCGGTAATGGTACCAACTactaatgaaaaaattgacttCTTTGCATTGGATGGGACATTGCacaaagaacaagagaatgaaaatTCGAAAAATGAAGATCCAAATCCGAAGCTTCCTGTTACACCTGTTGCACAAAACAAGTCCAAGGAGAGCTTAGACCTGAGCATCTTCAGGTCGTCAGACTCCTATTTCTCAAGATCTAGGAGTCATTCGTCGAAGCCTACGCCAAGATTGAGAAGAACCAGTGACGTGTCAAATAGATCAGAAGGTTATGAAAGTTATGCATCAGGTGCAAGTTATGATTCTGGTTCTGTTTTCAGTGAAAGTGATACAGACATCACTGCATCTCCTACTCTTAAATATTCCAAAAAGTTAAGGAACCAAAGACTAGATAATGGAATGAACATTGGAGAActtcaaaatggaaaatcGGTTGAGGATGGAATAGTTTATAAAACTAAATCGAGCGGTTTTTCTTCGGATACAGGTTCCCAATATACTCCCGTTTCCAGACACAGGTCACGAAGCGGTTCACGTAGTGATTCAAGAGATAGAGGAGGAATGAGGTCAGAATCCaaagataagaaaaatgatgacACTACTTCCCAAATATTTAAAAACTTACTTATATTAGAAGAGAGTTTGAGACAACAGTACATTGAACAGCAAAATTTGAGACTCAAATATAGCATATTTGTGGTTATATTGGTGGTGGTGTTTTCACTTTCTACATACCATGGCATTTTCAACTCTATCTACGTTCAACACGAAAACACCACTAATTGGCCTACTGGCTTTGGGACAAATGACGGTGATACCTCTGTAAGTGTGCTTCCAACCCCAAGTCCGTGTGACGCTAGTTTTGTATGCGTAGGGTTTCCAAAGTTCCCAACACAACTAAATGGAGAGGAAGAAGGCAACCACGGGCTAGGTTCAACAACTACAATTTGTAATACCAAGCTGGACAGTACCAGCATCAGCCCTATGGACAACGAGGAATCCTCGGAAGGATATGTTCTAATCAATATCGTTTATCGAGTCGTATCAATCATTACTGGAATGACccttttgttgttttacTTAACAGGTGAATACACACACAAAATATCAAGACCACGTAAATTTTTTGTCACAGCTAACAAGGGAATAAGACAACTAAACGTTCGATTAGTGAAAGTCAAAGTTCCATTCAAGGAACGGGTGCTAAACTACCTGAGGTTGCGTGTCAAGAAAAACCCTAGGAAAGGAGTCGACCACATCCGCCTTGTTCTAAATCCAAGGGTGTTCTCCACAGCCAATAGAGAACAATGGGAGCTGTATAGAAACCAGTTCTGGAATTtggagaaaagaaaacatacATCGATTTCATAA
- a CDS encoding uncharacterized protein (PKUD0D01410; similar to Saccharomyces cerevisiae YAL010C (MDM10); ancestral locus Anc_7.103), which yields MLTYMDLVQQCFYSKTGWSWDNTYEHILSTPNNLLNFPIPNGFNVFVSSRNTDFNFSSISISQVDRLSGSLSYLSSSVNLDEHYRNSKALPINSVVQGYRDLDSRDIKGNIYTEKPFMIYGKMYFPSKLLEGMIIKRFRPDLQLIVKFINTPKLNKLTNPTTIFTIYLQRQTENSSHDFIYSTREHLFGFRCLYHFDILNSSPKLSVVGTPYSTQTDVKPTENKCPSKLSAGCELWYSAGSVSPGISIAARYTTYIDTMRYLIDNLPTYTPAFINSNFHPYLNPYSNGSKQVILSIPYAISTIHPLTFTMAINPLLGTLESTYAIKSEAKYTRDTYHGNKDISYMGKMGFVFSSKYQFNIYSYESDLILGAQLLRSKILTWNNKEKNLKDGDYKETHLIPQNKGLEHSSDIQVPKQKNALDITKISQHNVVYKVSEQEFNENNTAPATLDDVNIIVEDRTDLHPQMSEADEDYISSLKLSGSIGKKNLRLSWEGKFHDWIVSSGVSMDMKGQSASPRVLKYGIEFCYNS from the coding sequence ATGTTGACATATATGGACTTAGTCCAGCAATGCTTTTACTCTAAGACAGGCTGGAGCTGGGACAACACTTATGAGCATATACTATCTACTCCAAACAATTTATTGAACTTTCCAATTCCAAATGGGTTCAACGTTTTTGTCTCAAGCAGGAACACAGACTTCAACTTTAGCTCCATTAGCATCTCTCAAGTTGATAGACTATCCGGATCTCTGTCTTATCTTAGTTCATCAGTTAATTTGGACGAACATTACAGAAACTCGAAAGCCTTACCTATAAACAGTGTTGTTCAAGGTTACCGAGACTTAGATTCTAGGGATATAAAAGGAAATATCTATACAGAGAAACCATTTATGATTTACGGAAAGATGTATTTTCCATCTAAGCTTTTAGAAGGTATGATAATAAAAAGATTCAGGCCTGATTTGCAGCTGATtgtcaaattcatcaatacaCCGAAGTTGAACAAGTTGACAAAcccaacaacaatattcaCCATTTATTTACAACGACAAACGGAGAATAGCTCCCATGATTTTATCTACTCAACCAGGGAACATCTATTTGGATTCAGATGTTTGTatcattttgatattttgaattctAGCCCAAAGTTGAGTGTTGTAGGTACACCATACTCTACACAGACGGATGTGAAACCTACTGAAAACAAGTGCCCGTCAAAGTTATCAGCCGGTTGTGAGCTATGGTATTCGGCAGGATCAGTCAGTCCCGGCATTAGTATTGCTGCCAGATACACTACATATATTGATACAATGCGATATCTAATTGATAATCTGCCTACTTATACACCAGCCTTTATTAACTCCAACTTCCATCCATACTTAAATCCTTACAGTAACGGTAGCAAGCAGGTGATACTTTCAATACCTTATGCTATTTCGACGATTCATCCTCTAACGTTTACTATGGCAATAAACCCCTTATTGGGTACTCTCGAGTCTACTTACGCAATAAAGAGCGAAGCAAAGTATACAAGGGATACCTACCATGGAAACAAGGATATTTCTTACATGGGGAAAATGGGGTTTGTATTTAGTTCAAAATACCAATTCAACATTTATTCTTACGAGTCAGACTTAATTTTGGGTGCACAACTTTTGAGATCTAAAATTCTTACCTGGaataataaagaaaagaacTTGAAAGATGGTGACTATAAAGAGACTCATCTAATCCCACAAAATAAGGGGCTTGAACACAGCTCTGATATACAAGTTCcgaaacaaaaaaatgctCTTGATATAACTAAAATCAGCCAGCATAATGTGGTTTACAAAGTATCTGAGCAAGAATTCAATGAGAACAATACTGCACCGGCAACGCTTGATGATGTGAATATTATCGTTGAGGACAGAACTGATCTACACCCCCAAATGTCGGAAGCCGACGAAGATTATATATCAAGTCTCAAGCTGAGTGGAAGTATAGGTAAGAAGAATCTCCGTCTCTCGTGGGAAGGCAAATTTCATGATTGGATTGTTAGTTCTGGCGTTTCAATGGATATGAAAGGGCAGTCTGCGTCTCCACGAGTTTTGAAATACGGTATTGAATTCTGCTACAATTCTTAA
- a CDS encoding uncharacterized protein (PKUD0D01440; similar to Saccharomyces cerevisiae YPR182W (SMX3); ancestral locus Anc_7.539), producing MSFQPVNPKPYLNSLIGLKVCVRLKFSGTEYHGTLVSVDNYMNVLLDKDVCEIEQQEPGQSPDLTKGTPLNNQVFVRCNNVMWIGKDV from the coding sequence ATGTCATTTCAACCTGTCAATCCAAAACCGTACCTTAATTCACTCATTGGTCTTAAAGTTTGTGTGAGGCTTAAATTTTCGGGCACAGAATATCATGGTACGCTCGTCTCGGTAGACAATTACATGAATGTTTTGCTTGATAAGGATGTCTGTGAAATTGAGCAACAAGAGCCTGGACAGTCCCCAGACTTGACGAAAGGAACACCATTAAACAATCAAGTGTTTGTACGATGTAACAATGTAATGTGGATTGGGAAAGATGTCTAG